One Halichoerus grypus chromosome 1, mHalGry1.hap1.1, whole genome shotgun sequence genomic region harbors:
- the XIRP1 gene encoding xin actin-binding repeat-containing protein 1 isoform X1 — translation MAKARTQAAPMPTIPMATAEDPPLPPAPALEDLPPPPPKEAFSKFHQQRQASELRRLYRHIHPELRKNLAEAVAEDLADVLDSEEPTDGDVQCMRWIFENWRLDAIGDRERPPAREPVSGGDVQATSRKFEEGSFANSTDQEPAGPPPSGGDVRAARRLFETKPLDELTGQAEAPEATAREPEASGDVQGTRMLFETRPLDRLGSRPSIQEQSPLELRSEIQELKGDVKKTVKLFQTEPLCAIQDAEGAIHEVKAACREEIQSNAVRSARWLFETQPLDAINRDPSQVRVIRGISLEEGARPDVSATRWIFETQPLDAIREILVDEKDFQPSPDLIPPGPDVQQQRHLFETRALDTLKGEEESGAGHPPKEEVVPGDVRSTLWLFEMKPLDTPRDKVQVGHLQRVGPRECEGLMSEHLPSDGSFALSHSQSAPQRDGVKGDVKAFKNLFETLPLDSIGQGETSAHRSVHRAEGIDSPGQSQDLGSPVYAMQDGKGHLHALTSVSREQIVGGDVQGYRWMFETQPLDRLGRSPSTVDVVRGITRQEVVAGDVSTARWLFETQPLEVIHQRERQERQEEEGKSQAGSQPEALPKGDVQTIRWLFETCPMSELAEKQGSEVTDPAAKAEARSCTWMFAPQPADRPEGSREQHLQVSQIQAGERQTDGHVFETEPLQASGRPCGRDPVRYCSRVEIPSGQVSRQKEVFQALEAGKREDQGSRVLPEPISVGSVHKFTWLFENCPMGSLAAESIRGGNLQEEQPVGPSGNRVPERQETAAEGTLRTLHTMPGLLHHGGILMEARGPGELCLAKYVLPDQGQGGPRIRKEELVSGELPRIVRQVLRRPDVDQQGLLVQEDPVGQLLLKPLRLPAPGSSGHVEDLDPEFQQLLACGLGTSVAGTGLVMQETEQGLVSLTAYSLQPRLTSRAPERGSVQLLASCIDKGDLRGLQSLRWEPPADPSPVPAREGAQKLPPVENIIHVPPLDPSMGMGHLRGPGGTPHLPQPIGKAVPLAGEEKQEDSRAGQKGIAALGKSEGTTTTPPGPGAPDLQAAMQNLRMATAEAQSLGQQVLNKHKQASAPGATSPPLEPPRRPDGPLHASAVVTLAAQSNMRPTAGGDPRIPAPPRKVSGEQKALPRGLPEGWVATQDGIYTAHPVRNSEPPGAVQPSEREPPQQGRDTALSAQACSPLQEGPGQSLRPRWEEPGGCTQMAWGPPEKAKARVGPGGLQATETTLKVASSAHHTLASEPRPAGARLHSHNASVPPPPLLPAAVTGPDFPAQARHDKDSIWQDSEPLQGTLLHSHSSPASQRTPGESQTRTPKLEPKMPPRKKPQLPPKPAHLSQIPPPQRLRTPSVLSPQSSKEAGQGEHKPGERDAATLRSANVPTTAGQRCVSLAGCPREQSQASPQRGPRTRASGLTKSQAAGSDAQSPEPPKLSALSSHPTSPQQAPSPPGEGPMAASQQGAPESTEILQGSQQELQGLLSQVQALEKEAVSSVDVRALRRLFETVPQLGVAPQTPAAPHKPDASVVQAFGELTKVSTEVARLREQTLARLLDIEEAVHKALSSMSSLQPETNTRGHAQGPPQAHGACKISDTDRSKARPNCSGQEVRGQTAVKNQTQAASHSEVQSQAKVRNHTEARGQAASVVPSTRRPETLKEDPGLPGVLPSSRDPACSPTFISIESATGKLPEAPSPRGVLDVSVKSTHPAQDVGQARLHQKGLLDKAGKKEVTKCSGQPNPVPASASSPLPTGQQKSVLEPQTGPGGSQCYGAMRTVTQQCEGVDPCRNLVLSSPTMVTEQAELSRGPGPHLERHDSPLLRQFLRSPARLGGGLAEAGMTQAPCGHSQPEAQ, via the coding sequence ATGGCCAAAGCCCGGACGCAGGCAGCCCCCATGCCGACCATTCCGATGGCCACTGCAGAGGAcccgcccctccctccagccccagccctggaggaTCTGCCACCGCCACCACCCAAGGAGGCCTTCTCCAAGTTCCACCAGCAGAGACAAGCCAGCGAGCTCCGCCGCCTCTACAGACACATCCACCCAGAGCTCCGCAAGAATCTGGCCGAGGCCGTGGCTGAAGACCTGGCTGACGTCCTGGATTCTGAGGAGCCCACTGACGGTGACGTCCAGTGCATGCGCTGGATCTTTGAGAACTGGCGGCTAGATGCCATTGGGGACCGTGAGAGGCCGCCTGCCAGGGAGCCCGTGTCCGGCGGCGATGTCCAGGCTACCTCCCGCAAGTTTGAGGAAGGCTCCTTTGCCAACAGCACAGACCAGGAGCCAGCCGGACCTCCGCCATCCGGAGGGGACGTTCGTGCAGCCCGCCGGCTGTTTGAGACAAAGCCGCTGGATGAGCTGACTGGCCAGGCCGAGGCACCGGAGGCCACGGCCAGGGAGCCTGAGGCCAGCGGGGATGTCCAGGGTACCAGGATGCTCTTTGAGACGCGGCCGCTGGACCGCCTGGGCTCCCGCCCCTCCATCCAGGAGCAGAGCCCCTTGGAGCTGCGCTCAGAGATCCAGGAGCTGAAGGGCGATGTGAAGAAGACAGTGAAGCTGTTCCAAACGGAGCCACTGTGTGCCATCCAAGATGCAGAGGGTGCCATCCATGAGGTCAAGGCCGCATGCCGGGAGGAAATCCAAAGCAACGCAGTGAGGTCTGCCCGCTGGCTCTTTGAAACCCAACCTCTGGATGCCATCAACAGGGACCCCAGCCAGGTGCGGGTAATCCGGGGGAtctccctggaggagggggcccGGCCCGACGTCAGTGCGACTCGCTGGATCTTTGAGACACAGCCGCTGGACGCCATTCGGGAGATCTTGGTGGATGAGAAAGACTTCCAGCCGTCCCCAGACCTTATCCCTCCTGGTCCAGATGTTCAACAGCAGCGGCACTTGTTTGAGACCCGAGCACTAGACACCCTCAAGGGGGAAGAGGAGTCTGGAGCAGGGCACCCACCCAAAGAGGAAGTAGTCCCTGGCGATGTCCGCTCTACCCTGTGGCTATTTGAGATGAAGCCCCTGGATACTCCTAGAGACAAGGTCCAAGTGGGCCACCTGCAGCGAGTGGGTCCCCGGGAGTGTGAGGGGCTCATGTCTGAGCATCTCCCCAGTGATGGCTCCTTCGCACTGTCCCACTCTCAGAGTGCCCCCCAGAGGGATGGGGTGAAGGGGGACGTGAAGGCCTTCAAGAACCTTTTCGAGACCCTTCCCCTGGACAGCATTGGGCAGGGTGAGACTTCGGCCCATAGGAGTGTGCACAGAGCAGAAGGAATTGATTCTCCTGGGCAGTCCCAGGACCTAGGGTCCCCAGTGTATGCCATGCAGGATGGCAAAGGCCACCTCCATGCCCTGACCTCTGTCAGCAGAGAGCAGATAGTTGGAGGTGATGTGCAGGGCTACCGGTGGATGTTTGAGACACAGCCCCTGGATCGACTGGGCCGAAGCCCCAGTACGGTGGATGTGGTACGGGGCATCACCCGGCAGGAAGTGGTGGCCGGAGACGTCAGCACTGCCCGGTGGCTCTTTGAGACCCAGCCCCTGGAGGTGATCCACCAGCGGGAACGGCAAGAACgccaggaagaagaaggaaagagtcAGGCAGGTTCCCAGCCTGAGGCACTCCCAAAAGGTGACGTGCAGACCATCCGGTGGTTGTTTGAGACATGCCCAATGAGTGAGCTGGCCGAGAAGCAGGGGTCAGAGGTCACAGATCCCGCAGCTAAGGCCGAGGCACGGTCCTGCACCTGGATGTTTGCGCCCCAACCCGCAGACAGGCCGGAAGGCTCCAGGGAGCAGCACCTGCAAGTTAGCCAGATCCAGGCTGGggaaagacagacagacggacatGTCTTCGAAACTGAGCCTCTGCAGGCCTCAGGCCGTCCCTGCGGAAGAGACCCTGTGCGATACTGCAGCCGAGTGGAGATCCCTTCAGGACAGGTGTCTCGGCAGAAGGAGGTTTTCCAGGCCCTGGAGGCAGGCAAGAGGGAAGACCAGGGGTCCAGGGTACTCCCTGAGCCCATCTCTGTGGGCTCCGTGCACAAGTTCACCTGGCTCTTTGAGAACTGCCCCATGGGCTCCCTGGCAGCTGAGAGCATCCGAGGGGGCAACCTCCAGGAAGAGCAGCCCGTGGGCCCCTCAGGCAACAGGGTGCCAGAGAGGCAGGAGACCGCAGCGGAGGGGACCCTGCGGACTCTGCACACTATGCCCGGCCTCCTGCACCATGGAGGCATCCTCATGGAGGCCCGAGGGCCGGGGGAGCTCTGCCTTGCCAAGTATGTGCTCCCAGACCAGGGGCAGGGGGGACCCCGCATCCGGAAGGAGGAGTTGGTGTCTGGCGAGCTTCCCAGGATTGTCCGCCAAGTGCTGCGCCGGCCAGATGTGGACCAGCAGGGGCTGCTGGTTCAGGAGGACCCAGTGGGCCAGCTCCTCCTCAAGCCGCTGAGGCTGCCAGCCCCAGGCAGCAGTGGGCACGTGGAAGACTTGGACCCTGAGTTCCAACAGTTGCTGGCCTGTGGCCTGGGGACCTCAGTAGCAGGGACTGGGCTGGTGATGCAGGAGACAGAGCAGGGTCTGGTCTCGCTGACCGCCTACTCCCTGCAGCCCCGGCTGACCAGCAGGGCCCCTGAGAGGGGCAGTGTGCAGCTGCTAGCCAGCTGCATCGATAAAGGAGACCTGAGGGGCCTGCAGAGTCTGCGATGGGAGCCGCCAGCTGATCCAAGCCCAGTGCCAGCCAGGGAGGGGGCCCAGAAGCTGCCCCCAGTGGAGAACATCATCCATGTTCCCCCACTGGACCCCAGTATGGGGATGGGGCATCTGAGAGGTCCGGGGggcaccccccacctcccacagccCATTGGAAAGGCAGTGCCTCTGGCTggggaagaaaagcaggaagataGTCGCGCTGGGCAGAAAGGGATAGCAGCTTTGGGAAAGTCCGAAGGAACCACGACGAcacccccagggcctggggccccAGACCTCCAGGCTGCCATGCAAAATCTGCGGATGGCAACTGCTGAGGCCCAAAGCCTGGGCCAGCAAGTTCTGAATAAGCACAAGCAAGCCTCTGCCCCTGGAGCCACCTCGCCGCCCCTGGAGCCACCTCGGCGCCCTGACGGTCCTCTGCACGCATCGGCCGTGGTCACCTTGGCTGCCCAGAGCAACATGAGGCCTACGGCTGGAGGTGACCCCAGGATCCCAGCACCCCCCAGAAAGGTTAGTGGGGAACAGAAGGCACTGCCCAGAGGGCTGCCTGAGGGGTGGGTGGCTACTCAGGATGGCATCTACACTGCTCACCCCGTGAGGAACTCTGAGCCACCCGGGGCTGTCCAGCCTTCTGAAAGAGAGCCCCCACAGCAGGGCAGGGACACTGCCCTCTCGGCCCAGGCCTGCAGCCCACTCCAGGAAGGCCCGGGTCAGAGTCTGAGGCCCAGGTGGGAGGAGCCTGGGGGCTGCACACAGATGGCGTGGGGACCTCCAGAGAAGGCAAAGGCAAGAGTTGGCCCAGGAGGCCTCCAAGCCACAGAGACCACCCTGAAGGTTGCCTCTTCAGCCCACCACACTCTGGCCTCTGAGCCTCGGCCTGCAGGTGCTCGTCTGCACTCCCATAAtgcctctgttcctcctcctcctcttctcccagctGCTGTGACAGGACCGGACTTCCCAGCCCAAGCCCGCCATGATAAGGACTCTATCTGGCAGGACTCCGAGCCCCTGCAGGGCACCCTTCTCCACTCCCACAGCAGCCCTGCCAGCCAGAGAACCCCTGGGGAGTCACAGACAAGGACCCCAAAACTGGAGCCCAAAATGCCCCCAAGGAAGAAGCCTCAGCTGCCTCCCAAACCTGCACACCTAAGCCAGATCCCCCCTCCTCAGAGGCTGCGCACACCCTCAGTTCTATCCCCCCAGTCCTCCAAAGAGGCAGGACAAGGAGAACACAAGCCAGGTGAGAGAGATGCAGCCACCCTTCGGTCAGCCAACGTCCCCACCACTGCAGGCCAGAGATGTGTCTCTCTGGCTGGATGCCCCCGTGAACAGAGCCAGGCCAGCCCCCAACGTGGGCCCAGGACCAGGGCTTCCGGACTCACCAAGAGCCAAGCTGCAGGCAGTGATGCCCAGAGCCCTGAGCCCCCCAAGCTCTCAGCTCTCAGCAGTCACCCCACCTCACCACAGCAGGCTCCCAGTCCCCCAGGAGAGGGGCCTATGGCAGCTTCCCAGCAAGGGGCCCCTGAGAGCACTGAGATTCTGCAGGGAAGCCAGCAAGAACTCCAGGGCCTCCTGAGCCAGGTGCAAGCCCTAGAGAAGGAGGCCGTAAGCAGTGTGGACGTGAGGGCGCTGAGGAGGCTCTTCGAAACTGTGCCCCAGCTGGGAGTGGCCCCTCAGACTCCTGCTGCCCCCCACAAACCTGACGCGTCAGTGGTGCAGGCCTTCGGGGAGCTGACAAAGGTCAGCACAGAGGTGGCCCGGCTGAGGGAACAGACTCTGGCCAGGCTGCTGGACATTGAGGAGGCTGTGCACAAGGCTCTCAGCTCCATGTCCAGCCTCCAGCCTGAGACCAACACCAGGGGCCATGCCCAAGGACCGCCGCAGGCCCACGGTGCCTGCAAGATCAGTGACACGGACAGAAGTAAAGCCAGACCTAACTGCTCGGGCCAGGAGGTCAGAGGGCAAACTGCAGTCAAGAACCAAACCCAAGCTGCAAGCCATTCTGAGGTCCAGAGTCAGGCCAAGGTCAGAAATCACACAGAGGCCAGGGGTCAAGCAGCCTCAGTCGTCCCTTCCACCAGGAGGCCAGAGACATTGAAAGAGGACCCAGGCCTCCCTGGAGTCTTGCCTTCCAGCAGAGATCCTGCTTGCTCCCCAACATTCATCTCCATTGAGTCAGCCACAGGGAAGCTTCCAGAGGCTCCCAGCCCCAGGGGCGTCCTTGATGTCTCAGTGAAAAGCACTCACCCGGCACAGGATGTGGGCCAGGCCCGGCTCCACCAGAAAGGGCTCCTGGACAAGGCTGGAAAGAAGGAGGTCACCAAGTGCTCTGGGCAGCCCAACCCTGTCCCTGCCTCAGCCAGCAGCCCCCTGCCCACTGGGCAGCAGAAGAGTGTTCTGGAGCCGCAGACTGGACCTGGTGGCTCCCAGTGCTATGGAGCCATGAGAACAGTTACCCAGCAATGTGAAGGGGTGGACCCGTGCAGGAACCTGGTCCTCTCGTCCCCCACCATGGTCACCGAGCAGGCAGAGCTGTCCAGGGGCCCAGGCCCCCACCTCGAGCGCCATGATTCCCCCTTGCTCCGGCAGTTCCTGCGCAGCCCCGCCAGGCTTGGCGGGGGCCTGGCAGAAGCCGGAATGACGCAGGCCCCCTGTGGCCACTCCCAGCCCGAGGCCCAGTGA
- the XIRP1 gene encoding xin actin-binding repeat-containing protein 1 isoform X2 — MAKARTQAAPMPTIPMATAEDPPLPPAPALEDLPPPPPKEAFSKFHQQRQASELRRLYRHIHPELRKNLAEAVAEDLADVLDSEEPTDGDVQCMRWIFENWRLDAIGDRERPPAREPVSGGDVQATSRKFEEGSFANSTDQEPAGPPPSGGDVRAARRLFETKPLDELTGQAEAPEATAREPEASGDVQGTRMLFETRPLDRLGSRPSIQEQSPLELRSEIQELKGDVKKTVKLFQTEPLCAIQDAEGAIHEVKAACREEIQSNAVRSARWLFETQPLDAINRDPSQVRVIRGISLEEGARPDVSATRWIFETQPLDAIREILVDEKDFQPSPDLIPPGPDVQQQRHLFETRALDTLKGEEESGAGHPPKEEVVPGDVRSTLWLFEMKPLDTPRDKVQVGHLQRVGPRECEGLMSEHLPSDGSFALSHSQSAPQRDGVKGDVKAFKNLFETLPLDSIGQGETSAHRSVHRAEGIDSPGQSQDLGSPVYAMQDGKGHLHALTSVSREQIVGGDVQGYRWMFETQPLDRLGRSPSTVDVVRGITRQEVVAGDVSTARWLFETQPLEVIHQRERQERQEEEGKSQAGSQPEALPKGDVQTIRWLFETCPMSELAEKQGSEVTDPAAKAEARSCTWMFAPQPADRPEGSREQHLQVSQIQAGERQTDGHVFETEPLQASGRPCGRDPVRYCSRVEIPSGQVSRQKEVFQALEAGKREDQGSRVLPEPISVGSVHKFTWLFENCPMGSLAAESIRGGNLQEEQPVGPSGNRVPERQETAAEGTLRTLHTMPGLLHHGGILMEARGPGELCLAKYVLPDQGQGGPRIRKEELVSGELPRIVRQVLRRPDVDQQGLLVQEDPVGQLLLKPLRLPAPGSSGHVEDLDPEFQQLLACGLGTSVAGTGLVMQETEQGLVSLTAYSLQPRLTSRAPERGSVQLLASCIDKGDLRGLQSLRWEPPADPSPVPAREGAQKLPPVENIIHVPPLDPSMGMGHLRGPGGTPHLPQPIGKAVPLAGEEKQEDSRAGQKGIAALGKSEGTTTTPPGPGAPDLQAAMQNLRMATAEAQSLGQQVLNKHKQASAPGATSPPLEPPRRPDGPLHASAVVTLAAQSNMRPTAGGDPRIPAPPRKLL; from the exons ATGGCCAAAGCCCGGACGCAGGCAGCCCCCATGCCGACCATTCCGATGGCCACTGCAGAGGAcccgcccctccctccagccccagccctggaggaTCTGCCACCGCCACCACCCAAGGAGGCCTTCTCCAAGTTCCACCAGCAGAGACAAGCCAGCGAGCTCCGCCGCCTCTACAGACACATCCACCCAGAGCTCCGCAAGAATCTGGCCGAGGCCGTGGCTGAAGACCTGGCTGACGTCCTGGATTCTGAGGAGCCCACTGACGGTGACGTCCAGTGCATGCGCTGGATCTTTGAGAACTGGCGGCTAGATGCCATTGGGGACCGTGAGAGGCCGCCTGCCAGGGAGCCCGTGTCCGGCGGCGATGTCCAGGCTACCTCCCGCAAGTTTGAGGAAGGCTCCTTTGCCAACAGCACAGACCAGGAGCCAGCCGGACCTCCGCCATCCGGAGGGGACGTTCGTGCAGCCCGCCGGCTGTTTGAGACAAAGCCGCTGGATGAGCTGACTGGCCAGGCCGAGGCACCGGAGGCCACGGCCAGGGAGCCTGAGGCCAGCGGGGATGTCCAGGGTACCAGGATGCTCTTTGAGACGCGGCCGCTGGACCGCCTGGGCTCCCGCCCCTCCATCCAGGAGCAGAGCCCCTTGGAGCTGCGCTCAGAGATCCAGGAGCTGAAGGGCGATGTGAAGAAGACAGTGAAGCTGTTCCAAACGGAGCCACTGTGTGCCATCCAAGATGCAGAGGGTGCCATCCATGAGGTCAAGGCCGCATGCCGGGAGGAAATCCAAAGCAACGCAGTGAGGTCTGCCCGCTGGCTCTTTGAAACCCAACCTCTGGATGCCATCAACAGGGACCCCAGCCAGGTGCGGGTAATCCGGGGGAtctccctggaggagggggcccGGCCCGACGTCAGTGCGACTCGCTGGATCTTTGAGACACAGCCGCTGGACGCCATTCGGGAGATCTTGGTGGATGAGAAAGACTTCCAGCCGTCCCCAGACCTTATCCCTCCTGGTCCAGATGTTCAACAGCAGCGGCACTTGTTTGAGACCCGAGCACTAGACACCCTCAAGGGGGAAGAGGAGTCTGGAGCAGGGCACCCACCCAAAGAGGAAGTAGTCCCTGGCGATGTCCGCTCTACCCTGTGGCTATTTGAGATGAAGCCCCTGGATACTCCTAGAGACAAGGTCCAAGTGGGCCACCTGCAGCGAGTGGGTCCCCGGGAGTGTGAGGGGCTCATGTCTGAGCATCTCCCCAGTGATGGCTCCTTCGCACTGTCCCACTCTCAGAGTGCCCCCCAGAGGGATGGGGTGAAGGGGGACGTGAAGGCCTTCAAGAACCTTTTCGAGACCCTTCCCCTGGACAGCATTGGGCAGGGTGAGACTTCGGCCCATAGGAGTGTGCACAGAGCAGAAGGAATTGATTCTCCTGGGCAGTCCCAGGACCTAGGGTCCCCAGTGTATGCCATGCAGGATGGCAAAGGCCACCTCCATGCCCTGACCTCTGTCAGCAGAGAGCAGATAGTTGGAGGTGATGTGCAGGGCTACCGGTGGATGTTTGAGACACAGCCCCTGGATCGACTGGGCCGAAGCCCCAGTACGGTGGATGTGGTACGGGGCATCACCCGGCAGGAAGTGGTGGCCGGAGACGTCAGCACTGCCCGGTGGCTCTTTGAGACCCAGCCCCTGGAGGTGATCCACCAGCGGGAACGGCAAGAACgccaggaagaagaaggaaagagtcAGGCAGGTTCCCAGCCTGAGGCACTCCCAAAAGGTGACGTGCAGACCATCCGGTGGTTGTTTGAGACATGCCCAATGAGTGAGCTGGCCGAGAAGCAGGGGTCAGAGGTCACAGATCCCGCAGCTAAGGCCGAGGCACGGTCCTGCACCTGGATGTTTGCGCCCCAACCCGCAGACAGGCCGGAAGGCTCCAGGGAGCAGCACCTGCAAGTTAGCCAGATCCAGGCTGGggaaagacagacagacggacatGTCTTCGAAACTGAGCCTCTGCAGGCCTCAGGCCGTCCCTGCGGAAGAGACCCTGTGCGATACTGCAGCCGAGTGGAGATCCCTTCAGGACAGGTGTCTCGGCAGAAGGAGGTTTTCCAGGCCCTGGAGGCAGGCAAGAGGGAAGACCAGGGGTCCAGGGTACTCCCTGAGCCCATCTCTGTGGGCTCCGTGCACAAGTTCACCTGGCTCTTTGAGAACTGCCCCATGGGCTCCCTGGCAGCTGAGAGCATCCGAGGGGGCAACCTCCAGGAAGAGCAGCCCGTGGGCCCCTCAGGCAACAGGGTGCCAGAGAGGCAGGAGACCGCAGCGGAGGGGACCCTGCGGACTCTGCACACTATGCCCGGCCTCCTGCACCATGGAGGCATCCTCATGGAGGCCCGAGGGCCGGGGGAGCTCTGCCTTGCCAAGTATGTGCTCCCAGACCAGGGGCAGGGGGGACCCCGCATCCGGAAGGAGGAGTTGGTGTCTGGCGAGCTTCCCAGGATTGTCCGCCAAGTGCTGCGCCGGCCAGATGTGGACCAGCAGGGGCTGCTGGTTCAGGAGGACCCAGTGGGCCAGCTCCTCCTCAAGCCGCTGAGGCTGCCAGCCCCAGGCAGCAGTGGGCACGTGGAAGACTTGGACCCTGAGTTCCAACAGTTGCTGGCCTGTGGCCTGGGGACCTCAGTAGCAGGGACTGGGCTGGTGATGCAGGAGACAGAGCAGGGTCTGGTCTCGCTGACCGCCTACTCCCTGCAGCCCCGGCTGACCAGCAGGGCCCCTGAGAGGGGCAGTGTGCAGCTGCTAGCCAGCTGCATCGATAAAGGAGACCTGAGGGGCCTGCAGAGTCTGCGATGGGAGCCGCCAGCTGATCCAAGCCCAGTGCCAGCCAGGGAGGGGGCCCAGAAGCTGCCCCCAGTGGAGAACATCATCCATGTTCCCCCACTGGACCCCAGTATGGGGATGGGGCATCTGAGAGGTCCGGGGggcaccccccacctcccacagccCATTGGAAAGGCAGTGCCTCTGGCTggggaagaaaagcaggaagataGTCGCGCTGGGCAGAAAGGGATAGCAGCTTTGGGAAAGTCCGAAGGAACCACGACGAcacccccagggcctggggccccAGACCTCCAGGCTGCCATGCAAAATCTGCGGATGGCAACTGCTGAGGCCCAAAGCCTGGGCCAGCAAGTTCTGAATAAGCACAAGCAAGCCTCTGCCCCTGGAGCCACCTCGCCGCCCCTGGAGCCACCTCGGCGCCCTGACGGTCCTCTGCACGCATCGGCCGTGGTCACCTTGGCTGCCCAGAGCAACATGAGGCCTACGGCTGGAGGTGACCCCAGGATCCCAGCACCCCCCAGAAAG ctGCTGTGA